One Lepisosteus oculatus isolate fLepOcu1 chromosome 13, fLepOcu1.hap2, whole genome shotgun sequence genomic region harbors:
- the pou1f1 gene encoding pituitary-specific positive transcription factor 1 isoform X2, with product MHLSSSALGNASAGLHYSMPACHYGNQQTTYGMMAAQEMLSASISQTRILQTCSVPHPNVVNGANTLQGGLGPCLYKFPEHTLSSGSCALGHPFPPLPQALLSEEPSLGDFKQELRKKSRPPEEPVDMDSPQIRELEKFANDFKLRRIKLGYTQTNVGEALAAVHGSEFSQTTICRFENLQLSFKNACKLKSILAKWLEEAEQAGALFNEKIGMNERKRKRRTTISLAAKEALERNFGEKSKPSSQEIVRMAEGLHLEKEVVRVWFCNRRQREKRVKTSLHHSAFPSLTKETAICR from the exons ATGCATCTGTCCTCCTCGGCGCTCGGCAATGCTTCTGCCGGGCTCCACTACTCTATGCCGGCCTGTCACTACGGCAACCAGCAGACCACTTACGGCATGATGGCAG CGCAGGAAATGCTATCAGCCAGCATCTCCCAGACCAGAATTTTGCAGACGTGCAGTGTCCCTCACCCCAATGTTGTGAATGGAGCCAATACTCTACAAG GCGGACTGGGCCCCTGCCTGTACAAGTTTCCGGAGCACACGCTGAGCTCCGGCTCCTGTGCCCTGGGCCACCCCTTCCCCCCTCTGCCCCAGGCCCTGCTGTCCGAGGAGCCCAGTCTGGGGGACTTCAAGCAGGAGCTGAGGAAGAAGAGCCGCCCCCCGGAGGAGCCCGTGGACATGGACTCGCCCCAGATCAGGGAGCTGGAAAAGTTCGCCAACGACTTCAAGCTCAGGAGAATCAAGCTGG GCTACACCCAGACCAACGTGGGGGAGGCACTGGCCGCCGTGCACGGCTCGGAGTTCAGCCAGACCACCATCTGCCGCTTCGAGAATTTGCAGCTGAGCTTCAAGAACGCCTGCAAGCTCAAGTCCATCCTGGCCAAGTGGCTGGAGGAGGCGGAGCAGGCTGGCG CCCTGTTTAATGAGAAAATCGGCATGAACGAGAGGAAACGCAAGCGGAGAACCACCATCAG CCTGGCTGCCAAGGAGGCCCTGGAGAGGAACTTCGGGGAGAAGAGCAAGCCGTCCTCCCAGGAGATCGTGCGCATGGCCGAGGGACTGCacctggagaaggaggtggtCAGGGTCTGGTTCTGCAACCGAAGACAGAGGGAGAAGCGTGTGAAGACCAGCCTGCATCACAGTGCCTTTCCCTCTCTTACCAAGGAGACTGCAATCTGCAGATAG